In the genome of Coturnix japonica isolate 7356 chromosome Z, Coturnix japonica 2.1, whole genome shotgun sequence, one region contains:
- the RPL37 gene encoding 60S ribosomal protein L37 codes for MTKGTSSFGKRRNKTHTLCRRCGSKAYHLQKSTCGKCGYPAKRKRKYNWSAKAKRRNTTGTGRMRHLKKVYRRFRNGFREGTTPKPKRAAVAASSSS; via the exons ATG acGAAGGGTACATCATCCTTCGGTAAGCGACGAAATAAGACACATACCTTGTGTCGTCGATGTGGGTCCAAGGCATACCACCTGCAGAAGTCTACCTGCGGGAAATGTGGATACCCTGCCAAGCGTAAGAGAAAGT ACAACTGGAGCGCAAAGGCTAAACGACGCAACACTACTGGTACTGGTCGCATGAGGCACCTGAAAAAGGTGTACCGTCGCTTCAG GAATGGATTCCGTGAGGGAACCACACCGAAGCCGAAGAGAGCAGCTGTTGCAGCATCCAGCTCATCATAA